A single region of the Xiphias gladius isolate SHS-SW01 ecotype Sanya breed wild chromosome 17, ASM1685928v1, whole genome shotgun sequence genome encodes:
- the LOC120802695 gene encoding ATP-sensitive inward rectifier potassium channel 1-like has translation MVSGSSSRMFQLLQGHIQSAGHRSCKTRLVTKDGRCNIEFGNIEYGNHFAYLLDLWTTFVEIRWRFVLLLFVASFTGSWFIFSLLWYWIAKSNGDLTGQNRTDGHVQCIDNVNGLTTAFLYSLETQTTIGYGGRALTGHCAGTVALIIIQSLIGVFINCFMCGVILAKVSLPKKRAKTVTFSNTAVICLKKGSLCLLIRVANLRKTLLIGSQIYGKLLRTTTTPDGETIILNQVDIDFTVDAGKDNLFFVCPLTLYHVINRSSPFYELSADTLPQQDFELVVFLDGTAESTSSSCQVRTSYIPQEIQWGYSFLPIISRTKTGKYRVDFSNFSKSVRVTTPHCVHCFETDADHRNHNAHNQQKIGIDNLGFQVIDIHDFVDITKM, from the exons ATGGTCTCAGGGAGCAG CTCCAGGATGTTCCAGCTGCTCCAAGGTCACATCCAGTCAGCTGGACACCGAAGTTGCAAAACACGCCTGGTCACCAAAGACGGGCGCTGCAACATCGAGTTTGGCAACATTGAATACGGTAACCACTTCGCGTACCTGCTGGACCTCTGGACCACCTTCGTGGAGATCCGCTGGCGCTTCGTTCTCCTCCTGTTTGTGGCTTCATTCACAGGTAGCTGGTTTATTTTCAGCCTTCTGTGGTACTGGATCGCAAAGAGCAACGGGGATCTGACTGGACAGAACCGTACAGATGGACACGTCCAGTGTATAGACAATGTTAACGGCCTCACGACGGCGTTCCTCTACTCTTTAGAGACCCAAACCACAATTGGGTATGGCGGCAGGGCGCTGACTGGGCACTGTGCCGGCACGGTAGCTCTCATTATCATCCAGTCTCTAATCGGAGTCTTCATCAACTGCTTCATGTGTGGCGTCATCTTGGCCAAGGTCTCCTTACCCAAAAAAAGGGCAAAGACTGTCACCTTCAGCAACACGGCTGTCATCTGTTTGAAGAAAGGCAGCCTGTGCCTCCTGATCAGAGTGGCCAACCTTCGAAAGACCCTATTAATCGGCAGCCAGATCTACGGCAAGCTGCTTAGGACGACGACCACACCGGACGGAGAGACCATCATCCTGAACCAGGTGGACATTGACTTTACGGTTGACGCTGGCAAGGataacttgttttttgtttgcccTCTGACCCTCTACCATGTGATTAACAGATCGAGCCCATTCTACGAGCTGTCAGCTGACACCCTCCCCCAGCAGGACTTTGAGTTGGTGGTCTTTTTGGATGGGACAGCCGAGtccaccagctcctcctgtcAAGTCCGAACCTCCTACATCCCACAGGAGATTCAGTGGGGATACAGTTTTCTGCCCATCATTTCCCGCACCAAGACGGGAAAGTATCGCGTCGACTTCTCAAACTTTTCCAAGAGCGTCCGGGTCACCACGCCGCACTGCGTCCACTGCTTCGAGACCGACGCAGACCACCGAAACCACAACGCCCACAACCAGCAGAAGATCGGGATCGACAACCTGGGGTTTCAGGTGATTGACATTCACGATTTCGTGGacatcacaaaaatgtga